From Shewanella yunxiaonensis, the proteins below share one genomic window:
- a CDS encoding ABC transporter ATP-binding protein: MTLVQFENTAVGYPQHPVLQQLSFTIAQGEVCCLLGANGCGKTTLIRSLLGRLPLRGGNILLQQRAIKAWRSEDLAKWMAYVPQAHDGPFTFSVLDMVLMGRSIHLPLFSSPSAKDRRLALELLDNLGIYHLAARLYPSLSGGERQLVLIARALLQQPKLLVMDEPAASLDFGHQIKLLEKIRQLKSTGMTLLMSTHHPLHARAIADRVVLLSKHEGARQGSAAAMLTGQKLAALYDVQEADIRHHLGIEI, translated from the coding sequence GTGACACTGGTGCAATTTGAAAACACTGCGGTGGGTTACCCACAACATCCGGTACTGCAACAGCTCTCTTTTACGATTGCACAAGGTGAAGTTTGCTGTCTGCTCGGCGCCAATGGTTGTGGCAAAACCACATTAATTCGCAGTTTGTTGGGCCGATTACCCTTGCGTGGCGGCAATATTTTGTTGCAGCAACGCGCGATAAAAGCATGGCGTAGTGAAGATCTGGCGAAATGGATGGCCTATGTGCCACAGGCGCATGATGGTCCATTTACCTTTAGTGTTTTGGACATGGTATTGATGGGACGCAGTATACATCTGCCGTTGTTTTCCTCACCATCGGCAAAAGATCGACGATTGGCGCTGGAGTTATTGGACAATCTGGGGATCTATCACCTCGCGGCACGATTATATCCGTCACTTAGCGGTGGCGAGCGGCAGTTAGTGCTGATTGCCAGAGCACTGTTACAACAGCCGAAATTACTGGTGATGGATGAACCAGCGGCCAGTCTCGACTTCGGCCACCAGATCAAGTTACTGGAAAAAATCCGCCAGCTGAAAAGTACTGGAATGACCTTGTTGATGTCGACCCATCATCCGTTACACGCCAGAGCAATTGCTGACCGGGTTGTGCTACTGTCAAAGCACGAGGGCGCACGACAAGGCAGTGCTGCGGCCATGCTCACAGGACAAAAACTGGCAGCACTCTATGATGTACAGGAAGCGGATATCAGACATCACCTGGGAATCGAAATTTAA
- a CDS encoding class I SAM-dependent methyltransferase: MILDELNFAELYRQQMQQAGRTTKAPEHWDARAEKMAEVCANPQDPYLVQLQSKIDLRNASTLLDMGCGPGSVCLNLAGSLTRVWGVDYSRGMLEVAGRRAAAMGLQNVTLLNKSWEDDWTEIPECDIAVASRSTLVADLQQALIKLNNKARLRVYTTHTVATSFVDVAVQRAVGRPVVELPNYIFAVNILYQLGIHPKVDYIRGPNCQNKTESFEQFSESVSWSLGTLDDTELQRLFDFYQQKKRMGQVIVPPSRDWALVYWDKTQTL, from the coding sequence ATGATACTGGACGAGTTAAACTTTGCCGAACTTTACCGGCAACAGATGCAGCAGGCAGGCCGCACCACTAAAGCGCCGGAACACTGGGATGCCCGAGCTGAAAAAATGGCAGAAGTGTGTGCTAATCCGCAGGATCCTTATCTGGTACAACTACAAAGCAAAATTGATCTGCGAAATGCCAGCACCCTGTTGGATATGGGTTGTGGCCCCGGCTCAGTCTGTCTCAATTTAGCGGGCTCACTCACCCGGGTTTGGGGCGTCGATTACAGCCGAGGGATGTTGGAAGTAGCCGGAAGACGAGCCGCAGCCATGGGCTTACAAAACGTTACCCTGCTCAATAAATCCTGGGAAGATGACTGGACAGAGATCCCCGAATGCGACATTGCAGTTGCATCGCGCTCAACGCTGGTTGCCGATCTGCAGCAAGCGCTGATCAAACTCAATAATAAAGCCCGATTGCGCGTTTATACCACTCATACGGTAGCCACATCGTTTGTCGATGTGGCGGTGCAACGTGCAGTGGGTCGCCCGGTCGTTGAACTACCTAACTATATTTTCGCTGTTAACATTTTATATCAACTGGGGATCCATCCTAAGGTTGATTATATCCGTGGCCCCAACTGCCAAAATAAAACAGAAAGCTTTGAACAGTTTTCAGAATCCGTCAGTTGGTCATTGGGAACTCTCGACGACACAGAATTACAACGCCTGTTTGATTTTTACCAACAGAAAAAACGTATGGGGCAAGTGATTGTTCCGCCATCCCGTGACTGGGCATTGGTTTACTGGGACAAAACCCAAACACTGTAA
- a CDS encoding TonB-dependent receptor plug domain-containing protein yields MILKKLSLLMIIAISGQHYAQADEPSDTERLTIWGSQVADSSDAIDQQTLEQLGKTNVAQALSVIPGVSLQKSGSRNELQVRVRGFDSRQVPVFYDGIPIYVPYDGNLDLGRFLSSNLDSIEVSKGYTSLLQGPNQMGGAINLTTHKPQAPFEASAAYRQGFTRNSSNAYDADLSLGMRSDLGYLQFTGSQLKQDYLGLPYGTNNDVAGTDGKLINSAANDKRGVIKLGITPNANDEYTFTYIKQDGQKNNPPYAGTSDQSSRYWQWPDYDKDSYYYQGLTQIGDIFTLKSRLYHDVFANTLMMYNSLSALEKKSGYYSRYDDFSNGAALQLSADMRQRDQLSFAAHWKEDVHREKDAPDALYDRYKDRTISLAAEYQWAISTQFDAVAGISYDKRQSLEGMQHENDGSITQYDDNDQHAFNWQGLLKYHVNDSDALTVSLSDRSRFPTLKERYTTSKPATGQVALVNPQLKPERARALDITYNGLFNSQWSYEASAYYNRVDDAILAINIDADTVQNRNSGRVDYRGVDLGISGHVSTYAQMGLSYSYTHADVKRQELGEITGLPEQMGNAWVKLTPWDPLSLTVSEEIRSSSYSDSDGSQIAAGFAVTNLRADYQLLPRLSLNTSVNNLFDRSYEYAEGFIEQGRNFWLGVEYHL; encoded by the coding sequence ATGATATTGAAAAAACTCTCACTGCTCATGATCATCGCAATATCAGGGCAACATTATGCTCAGGCAGATGAGCCATCAGACACCGAACGTCTCACTATCTGGGGTAGTCAGGTTGCCGATAGCAGCGACGCTATTGATCAACAAACATTGGAACAGTTAGGAAAGACCAATGTTGCGCAGGCACTCAGTGTTATCCCCGGTGTATCGTTGCAAAAATCCGGTAGCCGGAATGAACTCCAAGTCAGAGTACGTGGTTTTGATAGTCGCCAGGTGCCGGTATTTTACGATGGGATCCCGATTTATGTGCCTTATGATGGCAACCTTGATCTGGGACGTTTTCTGTCATCCAATCTTGATTCCATTGAGGTTTCCAAAGGTTATACCTCACTGCTCCAGGGGCCCAACCAGATGGGTGGGGCGATTAATTTAACGACCCATAAACCACAGGCGCCATTTGAAGCCAGTGCGGCGTATCGCCAAGGGTTTACCCGCAATAGCAGCAATGCCTATGACGCAGATTTATCCCTCGGTATGCGAAGCGATCTGGGTTACTTGCAGTTTACCGGCAGTCAGCTGAAACAGGACTATCTTGGATTGCCATACGGCACCAATAATGATGTCGCCGGTACCGATGGCAAACTTATCAACTCTGCGGCAAACGATAAACGCGGCGTCATCAAATTAGGTATTACCCCGAATGCTAACGATGAATACACCTTTACCTATATAAAGCAGGATGGCCAAAAAAATAACCCACCCTATGCCGGGACCTCAGATCAGTCGTCTCGCTACTGGCAGTGGCCGGACTATGATAAAGACAGTTATTACTATCAGGGGCTTACACAGATAGGTGACATCTTCACCCTCAAAAGCCGGCTATACCATGATGTTTTTGCCAATACGCTGATGATGTACAACTCACTTTCAGCACTGGAAAAGAAAAGCGGCTATTACAGTCGTTATGATGATTTCAGCAATGGCGCAGCCCTGCAACTAAGCGCTGATATGCGCCAGCGTGATCAACTATCGTTTGCGGCGCACTGGAAAGAAGATGTCCATCGTGAAAAAGACGCCCCGGATGCACTATATGATCGTTATAAGGATCGTACGATCTCGCTAGCCGCTGAATACCAATGGGCAATATCAACGCAGTTTGATGCGGTTGCGGGCATCAGCTATGACAAACGCCAAAGCCTTGAAGGGATGCAGCATGAAAATGACGGCAGTATCACCCAGTATGATGACAACGATCAGCATGCATTTAACTGGCAAGGGCTGCTCAAATACCATGTGAATGACAGCGATGCGCTGACAGTGTCCTTATCAGATCGTAGCCGTTTCCCCACACTTAAAGAACGGTACACCACATCAAAACCTGCAACTGGACAAGTGGCACTGGTAAATCCGCAGCTAAAACCAGAACGTGCACGGGCATTGGATATCACTTACAACGGCTTGTTTAATTCGCAATGGAGCTATGAGGCAAGTGCTTATTACAACCGCGTCGATGATGCCATTCTTGCCATCAATATTGACGCAGACACGGTACAAAATCGCAACAGTGGCCGCGTAGATTACCGCGGCGTAGATTTAGGCATCTCAGGACATGTAAGCACATATGCTCAAATGGGACTGAGCTATAGCTATACCCATGCCGATGTTAAACGCCAAGAGCTTGGTGAAATCACCGGATTACCCGAACAGATGGGAAATGCCTGGGTCAAACTGACGCCTTGGGATCCCTTGAGCCTGACCGTATCCGAAGAGATCCGCTCATCAAGCTATAGTGATAGTGACGGCTCACAAATTGCTGCGGGATTTGCAGTGACCAATCTGCGCGCTGACTATCAGTTGCTGCCACGACTCAGTCTGAATACTTCAGTAAATAACCTGTTTGACCGTAGTTATGAATATGCCGAAGGTTTTATCGAGCAAGGTCGTAACTTTTGGCTAGGCGTGGAATACCACTTGTAA
- a CDS encoding alpha/beta hydrolase family protein, with the protein MKLMNVLVVACLGLCFGTNVFSAEHTDVNNEIDSFASLPFIRSVSVAADGSKVAVVRATSKNGDYVIEIYDAHDLAKKPVVLGASKMLVSGVIWVNNKKIAVAFRQLLEDGAHKSWVSKYAFTDADGHGDWLVPFSNSSRGGFQILDLLPQDKDNILIYGDANNNRIPDVIKLDVTNGRTSIVVRGSDKINGGFMTDNDGDVRIGQGFDLADSSIDIYARKKGSEDWMLLKKNLPTDRETFEVLGFDNKNPNLLYINMNHGEDKSGIYSYDLITGKYSERQFGLQNVDVDGARFNRQHQLVAFTYTNKYPESYFLTDYDQGVNDALTQLFPEQVVRIVSRSDDDGVLVLFAQSATNPGEYYLLLDKKSLQKIGPTRPSLQPSELSDVKYISYSARDGRKIYAYVTIPKTGKAPYPTVVLPHGGPWVRDVVVFDEWSQLLAHHGYLVIQPNYRGSTGYGLDYWKAGDKNWGLKMQDDLDDAAQYLINKGLADKSKLAMFGWSYGGYAAFVSAMRENNIYQCSIAGAGVSDLNRLNAVLNDNRFLSMLQQPTVKGVSPVEQVDKVNVPILVIHGDIDSRVPIKHSHDFVDKLKQYHKDYRYVELKDADHFSDTLFYDHKQTLYRELLGWLDNKCGFAQ; encoded by the coding sequence ATGAAATTGATGAATGTATTGGTCGTAGCATGTTTGGGATTATGCTTCGGTACAAACGTTTTTTCTGCGGAACACACGGACGTTAACAATGAAATAGACAGTTTTGCGTCGTTGCCATTTATTCGCTCAGTTAGCGTTGCTGCGGATGGCAGCAAAGTTGCGGTAGTCCGCGCAACTTCCAAAAATGGTGACTATGTCATTGAGATATACGATGCCCATGATCTTGCCAAAAAGCCGGTTGTACTGGGTGCCAGCAAGATGTTGGTCTCCGGCGTAATTTGGGTAAATAACAAAAAAATCGCCGTTGCTTTTCGACAACTACTCGAAGATGGTGCCCATAAATCTTGGGTCAGTAAATATGCGTTTACGGATGCCGATGGTCACGGTGACTGGCTTGTGCCTTTTTCCAACAGTAGCCGGGGCGGTTTCCAAATTCTCGACCTGTTGCCACAGGATAAAGATAACATCCTGATTTATGGTGATGCCAATAACAATCGAATCCCGGATGTGATCAAGCTAGATGTCACCAACGGCAGAACCTCAATTGTTGTGCGCGGTTCTGATAAAATTAACGGTGGCTTCATGACGGATAATGACGGTGACGTCAGGATCGGCCAAGGATTTGATTTGGCAGACAGTAGCATCGATATTTACGCCAGAAAAAAAGGTAGTGAAGACTGGATGTTATTGAAAAAAAACCTGCCTACCGATCGTGAAACGTTTGAGGTGTTGGGGTTTGATAATAAAAATCCTAATTTGCTGTACATCAATATGAACCACGGTGAAGACAAGTCAGGGATCTATAGTTATGACCTAATTACCGGAAAGTATTCAGAACGACAGTTTGGTTTGCAGAATGTGGATGTGGATGGCGCGCGTTTCAATCGGCAACACCAGCTGGTGGCATTTACCTACACCAATAAATATCCGGAAAGTTATTTTCTCACTGATTATGACCAAGGCGTAAACGATGCGTTGACTCAGTTGTTCCCAGAACAGGTAGTGCGTATTGTCAGTCGCAGCGATGATGATGGCGTGCTGGTGCTATTCGCACAATCAGCGACAAATCCTGGTGAATATTATCTGCTGCTTGATAAAAAATCGCTGCAAAAAATCGGGCCGACCCGGCCTTCGCTGCAACCCTCAGAACTGTCTGATGTAAAATATATTTCTTATAGCGCCAGAGATGGCCGCAAAATATACGCTTACGTGACGATACCTAAAACTGGCAAAGCGCCATATCCAACGGTTGTGTTGCCACATGGTGGGCCTTGGGTGCGCGATGTAGTGGTGTTTGATGAGTGGTCACAACTGTTAGCCCATCACGGCTATCTGGTGATCCAGCCAAATTACCGCGGGTCAACGGGATACGGTTTAGATTACTGGAAAGCCGGTGATAAAAACTGGGGTCTAAAGATGCAGGATGATCTTGATGACGCTGCCCAGTATTTGATCAATAAAGGGCTGGCTGACAAGTCAAAACTCGCGATGTTTGGCTGGAGTTATGGTGGTTATGCGGCATTTGTCAGCGCTATGCGGGAAAATAATATTTACCAATGTTCCATTGCTGGGGCTGGTGTCAGCGACTTAAACCGTTTGAATGCGGTACTGAATGACAATCGTTTTCTGAGTATGTTGCAGCAGCCCACGGTGAAAGGGGTTTCTCCGGTAGAGCAGGTCGATAAAGTCAATGTACCTATCTTAGTGATCCACGGCGATATCGATAGCCGGGTCCCCATCAAACACAGCCATGATTTTGTCGATAAACTGAAGCAGTACCATAAAGATTATCGCTATGTTGAACTGAAAGATGCCGATCATTTCTCTGATACCCTGTTCTATGATCATAAGCAGACCTTGTATCGAGAGTTGTTGGGATGGCTGGATAATAAGTGCGGTTTCGCACAATAA
- a CDS encoding TonB-dependent receptor domain-containing protein: protein MFRKNIIATTIRYALMLGYVTSVYAVAADQGDAETSKKIERPVLKEDVQAKTATLEDEENIEKLIVTGTRIRKAEFSQASPVQVIDGDISRDLGMFDATSMLQTTSQASGVQIDNTFGGYVTDNGPGSSTIGFRGLGAERTLVMINGRRMAPAGVGGAPTAPDLNLIPGVMIQRIENLFDGASTIYGSDAVAGVANVILKKDVEGFDFTAGYAQPKGDGGEEYVLSGMWGKTFDNGFVTVGAEYHDQKAMSYAGNDFTNGCEERIWETQDGRRITRASGYGPTARGDVDTCEIYPLTNRVQFDNFFGSLYYTPGYTNVGVPNFSESNVPTAYAGYLPTWIMADSNGDGIPDRAIVDGNGDGYTDVDFEDPLYAYQQSDYYKSGDYKSRNKRFSIMLNGEYNLQDDSNTTIYYEGLYAKRKSPQFGPGAQIFEWVPDTNPYNPCGTNGINCMNAVGVDWGPVWARPIINIRGDRDRSDVEVSQYRTVLGATGDLKLLDNIGLENWYYDAYVSYSASKGTNNMTGISEERLLNSLYTSVLNDDGSITCGDGSDGCVPVNLFADNIYQAGGGTLTDAEYNYLMVDRRMETKVNQTVVNGYIGGDLFQLPWNNEGVASIFGVEWRRDEITSNPNDVAADGLLWGFYSDAGADGSRILREAFTELEFPLVKGVPGVEELTFTASGRISKETYYSAAKTYSLKAVYRPVEWLTIRGTKGTSYRAPNLREHFLNGQSGFNTVTDPCVVPADARVADPLNPNTPATYDASLDERDPAVLERCYAAGVDPTTLGLGQNGENSFSSSYSVEAASGGSEELDPETSVAKTYGIVFEQPFTDAFELTLSATRFDIEVTSSIAEPSASYSIGQCYSSNGNAAFCDRLTRGDDGTLSLIDTSFINIGLITSKGFDFNLFYKQDLVLFQNSMEVTLDMTATKMTDATYDVLGTVNDYVGEPAYPEWRGNALLSIKYNDFFLNWQTRFIGKGREDDEYQYDFEANTVGCTGMYNDDGSPLLCRPLGYTTNYWVHSMSVGYEWDNYSVNLGVRNVFNKRPPKVDGYVTSANTNIPLGVGYAEPRTMFLNVSAKF from the coding sequence ATGTTTAGGAAAAACATAATTGCGACGACAATTCGATATGCATTGATGTTGGGATACGTAACCTCAGTGTATGCAGTTGCCGCCGATCAGGGTGATGCAGAAACATCTAAAAAGATCGAACGACCTGTTTTAAAGGAAGATGTTCAGGCCAAAACAGCGACACTGGAAGATGAAGAGAATATTGAAAAGCTCATCGTCACTGGTACTCGAATTCGTAAAGCAGAATTTTCCCAAGCATCACCAGTTCAGGTGATCGACGGGGATATTTCGCGAGATTTGGGGATGTTTGATGCGACCTCAATGTTGCAGACTACCAGTCAGGCTTCTGGGGTACAGATAGACAATACCTTTGGTGGATATGTCACAGATAATGGTCCTGGGTCGTCAACTATCGGTTTCCGAGGTCTTGGTGCCGAACGTACACTGGTGATGATCAATGGTCGCCGTATGGCTCCCGCTGGGGTCGGTGGGGCGCCTACTGCTCCCGATCTTAATTTGATCCCTGGGGTGATGATCCAGCGTATTGAAAACCTCTTTGATGGTGCATCGACTATCTATGGTTCAGATGCTGTTGCCGGTGTTGCCAACGTTATTCTGAAGAAAGACGTTGAAGGTTTTGATTTCACTGCGGGTTATGCCCAACCAAAAGGTGATGGCGGTGAAGAGTATGTTTTGTCTGGTATGTGGGGTAAAACCTTTGATAATGGTTTTGTCACTGTCGGTGCTGAATACCATGACCAGAAAGCTATGTCATATGCTGGCAATGATTTTACTAATGGTTGCGAAGAGCGTATTTGGGAAACTCAAGACGGTCGCAGAATTACCCGTGCCAGTGGTTATGGGCCAACGGCGCGTGGCGACGTGGATACTTGTGAAATTTATCCTCTGACTAACCGGGTACAGTTTGATAACTTCTTTGGCAGTCTGTATTACACCCCAGGGTATACCAACGTGGGGGTTCCAAATTTCTCAGAGAGTAACGTCCCTACCGCTTATGCAGGCTATCTGCCTACTTGGATAATGGCTGACTCAAATGGCGATGGTATTCCAGATCGGGCAATTGTAGATGGCAATGGCGATGGCTATACCGACGTTGACTTCGAAGATCCGTTATATGCTTATCAGCAGTCTGATTACTATAAATCAGGTGATTATAAGAGTCGTAATAAGCGTTTTTCAATCATGCTGAATGGCGAATATAACCTCCAGGATGATAGCAATACCACGATTTACTACGAAGGCTTGTATGCCAAGCGTAAATCGCCACAGTTCGGCCCAGGTGCGCAGATTTTTGAATGGGTGCCAGACACTAACCCATACAACCCTTGTGGTACCAATGGTATTAACTGTATGAATGCGGTTGGGGTGGATTGGGGCCCAGTGTGGGCGCGACCCATCATTAATATCCGGGGCGATCGTGACCGCTCAGATGTTGAAGTCTCGCAGTATCGCACCGTATTGGGCGCCACTGGTGACCTGAAACTACTGGATAATATCGGTTTAGAAAACTGGTATTACGATGCTTATGTTTCTTACAGTGCCTCTAAAGGTACTAACAATATGACCGGGATCAGTGAAGAACGCTTGCTGAATTCATTGTATACCAGTGTGTTGAATGATGATGGTTCAATCACTTGTGGCGATGGATCTGATGGATGTGTGCCAGTAAATCTGTTTGCAGATAACATTTATCAGGCGGGTGGAGGTACGCTGACCGATGCGGAATATAATTACCTGATGGTTGACCGTCGCATGGAAACTAAGGTTAACCAGACCGTTGTTAACGGTTACATTGGCGGTGATTTATTCCAGTTGCCTTGGAATAACGAAGGTGTTGCCTCTATTTTTGGTGTGGAATGGCGTCGTGATGAAATTACTTCCAATCCCAATGATGTCGCAGCGGATGGCCTGTTGTGGGGCTTCTATTCAGATGCTGGTGCTGACGGTTCACGTATCCTGCGTGAAGCGTTCACCGAACTGGAGTTCCCTTTGGTGAAAGGTGTTCCTGGCGTAGAGGAACTGACCTTTACCGCATCAGGGCGTATCTCTAAGGAAACTTATTACAGTGCGGCCAAAACCTACAGCTTAAAAGCGGTATACCGTCCTGTTGAATGGTTGACTATTCGAGGAACCAAAGGTACATCTTACCGAGCGCCTAACTTACGTGAGCACTTCCTTAATGGACAGTCTGGTTTCAACACTGTGACCGACCCCTGTGTGGTACCTGCTGATGCTCGGGTGGCCGATCCATTAAATCCTAATACTCCAGCTACTTACGACGCATCACTTGATGAGCGTGATCCAGCCGTATTAGAGCGTTGTTATGCCGCTGGTGTTGACCCAACAACCTTAGGCTTAGGCCAAAACGGCGAAAACTCCTTCAGTAGCTCCTATAGCGTAGAAGCCGCCAGTGGTGGTAGTGAAGAGTTGGATCCAGAAACTTCTGTGGCCAAAACTTACGGGATTGTGTTTGAACAGCCATTTACCGATGCTTTTGAGCTGACATTGTCTGCAACTCGCTTTGATATTGAAGTGACTAGCAGTATTGCAGAGCCTTCTGCCAGTTACAGTATTGGCCAATGTTATTCCTCTAATGGTAATGCCGCATTTTGTGATCGTTTGACTCGTGGCGATGATGGTACCTTGTCATTGATTGACACCAGCTTCATCAATATTGGTCTGATTACGTCTAAAGGTTTTGACTTCAACCTCTTCTATAAGCAGGACTTGGTGCTGTTCCAGAACAGTATGGAAGTCACCTTGGACATGACCGCCACCAAGATGACCGATGCCACTTATGACGTTCTGGGTACTGTTAACGACTATGTCGGTGAGCCAGCTTATCCAGAATGGCGTGGTAATGCGTTATTGAGCATTAAGTACAACGACTTCTTCCTGAACTGGCAAACACGCTTTATCGGTAAAGGACGTGAAGACGATGAGTATCAATACGACTTTGAGGCTAATACCGTTGGTTGTACCGGTATGTACAACGATGATGGTTCACCACTGTTGTGCCGTCCATTAGGTTATACCACCAACTACTGGGTACACAGCATGTCAGTTGGTTACGAGTGGGATAACTACTCAGTTAACTTGGGGGTTCGTAACGTATTTAACAAACGTCCACCGAAAGTTGATGGTTATGTCACTTCGGCCAATACCAACATTCCTTTAGGTGTCGGTTATGCTGAACCACGTACGATGTTCCTGAACGTAAGCGCTAAATTCTAA
- a CDS encoding ArnT family glycosyltransferase yields the protein MNNRLTPAPTSVGHISSTAFLWCTLLAALGLIAAHLWLRPLMPVDETRYVSVAWEMWRDHNWLVPHQNGETYAHKPPLLFWLINLAWALFGVSEWPARLSVPLAACINFWLLHLLAKKYYPSSETAARFAPVILLALGGWCFYLPTIMFDLLLSIFVLLWILSCLEFSESGSKKALALAGFAIGMGLLAKGPVMLLYAVPFMLLRRWWQAENSIESKRFAKGCGLAILIGLLLLACWVIPAVIAGGGAYENELIWKQTTGRMVSAFAHARPIYWYLYLLPILLLPLPLLGGVWKSSLFKVTVAKDKALLIYIALIIGCFSLISGKQIHYLCPLMPIIALYVAGKVQPNKFGRSYLLAAASALIAAAIISLPYWASHIFKNIQQPHVYTWVAIAPLLMVAVSLVKFRQEQLTLYVRFLVFPVLITSLLMTVKLPLHQSYDITQAAKEVKILQDQGNTLVFWDKYDNQFQFAGKLYQPIIDLQGDYPERLSWLEAHPQTIVICPINHPSDALLKGAIYSQTYRGRYLLIVKATDFISFMRTQG from the coding sequence ATGAATAACCGCCTCACTCCTGCACCTACTTCAGTGGGTCATATCTCTTCGACCGCTTTTCTTTGGTGCACCTTACTCGCGGCATTAGGTTTAATTGCGGCACATCTGTGGTTACGACCGCTGATGCCAGTCGATGAAACTCGCTATGTCTCTGTCGCCTGGGAAATGTGGCGAGATCATAACTGGCTAGTACCACACCAAAACGGCGAAACCTATGCCCATAAACCACCGCTGTTGTTTTGGCTAATTAATCTTGCGTGGGCGCTGTTTGGCGTTAGCGAATGGCCTGCCCGGTTATCGGTCCCCTTAGCGGCTTGCATTAATTTCTGGCTGCTGCATTTGCTGGCCAAAAAGTATTATCCATCCTCCGAGACCGCGGCGCGCTTTGCCCCGGTGATCTTGTTGGCTTTGGGAGGCTGGTGTTTTTATCTGCCGACCATCATGTTTGATCTGCTGTTAAGTATCTTTGTGTTGCTGTGGATACTGAGCTGCTTGGAATTCAGTGAAAGTGGCAGCAAAAAGGCGCTGGCATTAGCGGGTTTTGCTATCGGTATGGGATTACTGGCAAAGGGACCGGTAATGCTGCTCTATGCGGTTCCTTTCATGTTGCTCAGACGATGGTGGCAAGCGGAAAACAGTATTGAATCCAAGCGTTTTGCTAAAGGCTGTGGACTGGCAATCTTAATCGGCTTGTTGCTGTTAGCGTGTTGGGTGATCCCCGCCGTTATTGCGGGTGGTGGCGCTTATGAAAATGAATTGATCTGGAAACAGACCACTGGCCGGATGGTATCGGCCTTTGCCCATGCACGTCCAATATATTGGTATTTATATTTGTTACCCATACTGTTGCTGCCATTACCGCTGTTGGGGGGGGTCTGGAAAAGTAGTCTGTTTAAAGTGACCGTCGCCAAAGACAAAGCGCTGCTGATTTACATTGCACTGATCATTGGGTGTTTCAGCCTGATCAGCGGTAAACAGATCCACTATCTTTGTCCACTGATGCCAATTATTGCGTTATATGTGGCTGGAAAGGTGCAACCAAACAAGTTTGGTCGCAGCTACCTGTTAGCTGCTGCCAGCGCCCTAATTGCCGCGGCGATTATTTCATTACCTTACTGGGCATCGCACATTTTCAAAAATATTCAGCAACCTCACGTGTATACCTGGGTGGCTATTGCACCACTGTTGATGGTAGCAGTGTCGCTAGTTAAATTCCGGCAGGAACAACTGACGTTATACGTGCGTTTTCTGGTGTTTCCGGTATTAATTACCAGTTTACTGATGACGGTCAAACTCCCGTTGCACCAGTCCTATGACATAACTCAAGCGGCAAAGGAAGTTAAAATACTTCAGGATCAAGGCAATACGCTGGTATTTTGGGATAAATATGACAATCAATTTCAGTTTGCTGGCAAGCTGTATCAGCCCATTATTGATTTGCAGGGCGATTATCCAGAACGACTGAGCTGGCTAGAAGCACATCCTCAGACAATTGTGATATGCCCTATCAATCACCCTTCTGATGCATTGCTTAAAGGCGCTATCTACTCGCAAACCTATCGTGGCCGATATTTGTTGATAGTGAAAGCTACTGACTTTATCAGCTTTATGCGCACCCAAGGTTAG